The following are encoded in a window of Chryseobacterium sp. genomic DNA:
- the ftsZ gene encoding cell division protein FtsZ — MENYSTEGFSFDLPKGNSSIIKVIGVGGGGNNALMHMYEKGIHGVDFIICNTDAQTLDNNPVSNKVQLGVTITEGLGAGADPDVGEKAAIESIDDIKAALGQNTKMVFITAGMGGGTGTGAAPVIAKIAKEMGILTVGIVTVPFSFEGRRRLDQADLGLEKLRNNVDSLIVINNDKLRQQFGNLGFKQGFSKADEVLTNAAKGMAEVITAPFTINIDFRDAKSVLQNSGTALMSTGIATGEKRADEAVRKALDSPLLNDNKITGAKDVLLLIQSGVEEANEATMDEIGLINDYIQSEAGNTANIIFGVGTDEELGAAIKVLVIATGFANDNKKNTGPAEKISIKLEDVSEVSVPKQSPFRLKNERQDSEAPAALASQGFFRLDQEDEDQNSGINMQAASQTLPTPRNEFRIIEKDELPAKDYRSEAESKEDYDLFTIDEDAADQADLQAQSFRFETEDRPNPADNSASAQETPEIKSFSEEKPMEFSFFVNEPINETLADFSTPKEEVKPEPVQQKEEIKIEEKAEVPAAKTPETKTVEVQEEFTFINKTVNQEKVFERRNKLKEFNSRYQVSESENDFETVPAFKRKNISIETSDASQQRINTYLSENSSGQMQVRENRFLNKDVD, encoded by the coding sequence ATGGAAAATTATAGCACTGAGGGGTTTTCATTTGATTTGCCGAAAGGGAATTCCTCCATAATAAAAGTAATCGGTGTAGGTGGCGGCGGTAACAATGCTTTGATGCACATGTACGAGAAAGGGATTCACGGTGTAGATTTCATCATCTGCAACACCGATGCACAGACTCTGGATAATAATCCCGTTTCCAATAAAGTTCAGTTAGGGGTTACCATTACGGAAGGCCTGGGTGCAGGAGCCGACCCTGACGTAGGTGAGAAGGCCGCTATAGAAAGCATTGACGATATTAAAGCTGCTTTGGGACAGAATACCAAGATGGTTTTCATCACTGCAGGTATGGGTGGTGGTACCGGAACCGGTGCGGCGCCGGTAATCGCCAAGATTGCCAAGGAAATGGGCATCCTAACCGTAGGTATCGTTACTGTACCTTTCAGTTTTGAAGGCCGCCGCCGTCTGGATCAGGCAGATCTGGGTCTGGAAAAACTTAGAAACAACGTAGATTCACTTATTGTAATCAACAACGATAAACTGAGACAGCAGTTTGGCAACCTGGGCTTCAAGCAGGGCTTCTCCAAAGCGGATGAGGTGCTTACCAACGCTGCCAAAGGTATGGCTGAGGTTATTACCGCACCATTCACCATTAATATTGACTTCCGTGATGCCAAATCTGTACTGCAGAACTCCGGAACTGCACTGATGTCCACAGGCATCGCCACCGGCGAAAAACGCGCTGATGAAGCTGTACGTAAAGCACTGGACTCTCCATTGCTGAATGACAATAAAATTACAGGTGCGAAAGATGTTCTGCTGTTAATCCAAAGTGGTGTGGAAGAGGCTAATGAGGCTACAATGGACGAAATAGGCCTTATTAACGATTATATCCAGAGCGAAGCCGGCAACACCGCCAACATCATCTTCGGTGTAGGTACAGACGAGGAACTGGGTGCAGCAATCAAAGTACTTGTAATCGCCACCGGTTTTGCCAATGACAATAAGAAAAACACCGGCCCTGCCGAGAAAATCAGCATCAAGCTGGAAGATGTAAGCGAAGTTTCGGTTCCAAAGCAGTCTCCATTCCGTTTGAAAAATGAAAGACAGGACAGCGAGGCACCGGCAGCTTTGGCTTCACAGGGCTTCTTCCGCCTGGATCAGGAAGATGAAGACCAAAATTCCGGCATAAATATGCAGGCGGCATCTCAAACTTTACCAACGCCGCGTAACGAATTCAGAATTATTGAAAAGGACGAACTTCCTGCAAAAGATTACCGTTCGGAAGCTGAGAGTAAGGAAGATTATGACCTTTTTACTATTGATGAGGATGCTGCCGATCAGGCGGACCTTCAGGCACAGTCTTTCAGGTTTGAAACAGAAGACAGACCGAACCCGGCTGATAATTCAGCCTCTGCGCAGGAAACTCCGGAGATCAAATCGTTCAGTGAGGAGAAGCCAATGGAGTTCAGTTTTTTCGTAAACGAACCGATTAATGAAACCTTAGCCGATTTCAGCACGCCTAAGGAAGAAGTTAAGCCGGAACCGGTTCAGCAGAAGGAAGAAATTAAGATAGAAGAGAAAGCGGAAGTTCCAGCCGCTAAAACACCGGAAACCAAAACGGTTGAGGTGCAGGAAGAGTTTACTTTCATTAACAAGACCGTTAATCAGGAAAAGGTTTTCGAGAGAAGGAATAAACTGAAGGAATTTAATTCCCGTTATCAGGTTTCCGAAAGTGAAAATGATTTCGAAACTGTTCCTGCCTTCAAAAGAAAGAATATCTCGATTGAAACTTCAGATGCTTCACAACAACGGATCAATACCTATCTTTCTGAAAACAGCAGCGGGCAGATGCAGGTTCGCGAGAACAGGTTCCTGAACAAGGACGTAGATTAA
- the ftsA gene encoding cell division protein FtsA, translated as MENQEYSVGLDIGTTKIVAIVGRRNTHGKIEVLGVGKAKSLGVHKGIVNNISQTISSIRAAVAEAQASSGVEIKKVTVGIAGKHIRSLQHSDYIMRENPDKFIGEDDIDALKEQVKKLVMLPGEEIIHVLPQEYKVDSEGEIHEPIGMHGKRLEANFHVVVGQMGSIRNIARCVKEAGLEMEALTLEPLASSEAVLTKEEKEAGVAIIDIGGGTTDIAIFKDNIIRHTCVIPYGGGIITDDIKEGCSIIEKHAEQLKVKFGSSLPDMEKESTYVTIPGLHGRPDKEISLRTLAEIIGARVEEILEMVNIELKAYGAFEQKKKLIAGIVLTGGGSNLKNLRQLANFITGFDSRIGFANEYVANDKNQYLKGPEYATSIGLLMESLKIRDKKAGMPEEVIEEKAAEPEMREEKPVAEMMDAAVQTAAEQETVQKKRKSLTFGQSLMEKVKKFFEEVE; from the coding sequence ATGGAAAATCAAGAGTATTCAGTAGGACTCGATATCGGGACAACAAAGATTGTTGCGATCGTGGGCCGGCGCAACACTCACGGAAAAATTGAAGTTCTGGGAGTAGGAAAGGCCAAAAGTTTGGGTGTTCATAAGGGAATTGTGAACAATATTTCACAAACCATCAGCTCCATACGTGCAGCTGTGGCAGAAGCCCAGGCAAGCTCGGGCGTGGAAATTAAAAAGGTAACTGTGGGCATTGCCGGAAAACATATCCGGTCGCTGCAGCATTCCGATTATATAATGAGGGAAAACCCCGACAAGTTTATTGGTGAAGATGATATTGACGCACTTAAAGAACAGGTGAAGAAACTCGTGATGCTTCCCGGCGAGGAAATCATTCACGTACTTCCGCAGGAATACAAGGTAGACAGTGAGGGCGAAATTCACGAACCTATAGGTATGCACGGCAAACGTCTTGAAGCTAACTTCCATGTGGTAGTAGGCCAAATGGGCAGCATCCGCAACATCGCAAGATGTGTGAAAGAGGCCGGCCTGGAAATGGAAGCGCTTACACTTGAACCGCTTGCATCCTCCGAAGCTGTGCTTACCAAGGAAGAAAAAGAAGCAGGCGTTGCAATTATTGATATAGGTGGCGGTACCACAGATATCGCTATATTTAAGGATAACATTATCCGCCACACCTGTGTCATTCCTTATGGCGGCGGCATCATAACGGATGATATCAAGGAGGGCTGTTCCATCATCGAGAAGCATGCAGAGCAGCTTAAGGTGAAGTTTGGCTCCTCACTTCCCGATATGGAAAAGGAAAGTACTTATGTAACCATTCCGGGACTGCACGGTCGCCCCGATAAGGAAATTTCCCTGCGGACGCTGGCCGAAATCATTGGCGCGCGTGTAGAAGAGATCCTGGAAATGGTGAATATTGAACTGAAAGCCTATGGAGCTTTCGAACAGAAGAAAAAACTGATAGCGGGAATAGTTCTTACCGGAGGCGGTTCCAATCTAAAGAACCTGCGCCAGCTGGCCAATTTTATTACCGGTTTCGACAGCCGCATTGGGTTTGCCAATGAATACGTAGCCAACGACAAGAATCAGTATCTTAAAGGACCGGAATATGCAACATCCATCGGCTTGCTTATGGAAAGCCTGAAGATCCGCGATAAGAAAGCCGGGATGCCGGAAGAGGTTATTGAGGAAAAAGCAGCGGAGCCGGAAATGCGGGAAGAAAAACCTGTGGCAGAAATGATGGACGCGGCAGTACAGACCGCAGCTGAGCAGGAAACGGTTCAGAAAAAAAGAAAAAGTCTGACCTTTGGCCAGTCACTGATGGAAAAAGTAAAAAAATTCTTCGAAGAAGTAGAGTAA
- a CDS encoding cell division protein FtsQ/DivIB codes for MKKKWRLLKILATVIIFGLLLSFSLKRFNNAPMENVSINMVYPKGLEKVYFIDEKNVMDFIRKANPSRKIGDIDIPALEKEISNFPSVDSANVYLNLNGALNVDIMQRVPAFRLNRGGENFYVDRKGNEFPLSRIYSHPTMLVQGNVKRSEYLQVAELVKKIETDDFSRKYFIGIAKEGADYNLLTSDGYYRVEIGTLDNIDLKVKGFRTFVEKFLVFQEPEKYSRVSVKYDNQIVTTLNPGYGKNDSIISASSKELVKLAAERAQLTSSSAGRR; via the coding sequence ATGAAAAAAAAATGGAGACTTCTGAAGATTCTGGCAACCGTAATCATTTTCGGCTTGCTGCTCAGCTTTTCCCTGAAACGCTTCAATAATGCGCCTATGGAAAATGTATCCATTAACATGGTCTATCCAAAGGGGTTGGAAAAGGTATACTTCATTGACGAGAAAAACGTAATGGATTTCATACGCAAGGCCAATCCATCAAGGAAAATCGGCGACATTGATATTCCGGCACTGGAAAAGGAAATCAGTAATTTCCCCTCCGTGGACAGTGCCAACGTATATCTGAACCTGAACGGTGCTTTGAATGTGGATATCATGCAGCGCGTGCCGGCCTTCCGCCTGAACAGGGGCGGTGAGAACTTCTATGTGGACAGAAAAGGGAATGAATTCCCTTTATCCAGAATTTATTCTCATCCCACAATGCTGGTTCAGGGCAATGTAAAGCGAAGTGAATATCTGCAGGTGGCCGAACTGGTTAAGAAAATAGAGACTGATGATTTCAGCAGGAAATATTTTATAGGTATCGCCAAGGAGGGTGCAGATTATAACCTGCTTACAAGTGACGGTTACTACAGGGTGGAAATAGGTACATTGGATAATATTGACCTGAAGGTAAAAGGCTTCCGGACCTTTGTAGAGAAATTTCTGGTTTTCCAGGAACCCGAGAAGTACAGCCGCGTTTCGGTGAAATATGATAACCAGATTGTGACAACCCTTAATCCGGGTTACGGAAAGAATGACAGTATCATCAGTGCCTCCAGTAAGGAACTCGTGAAACTCGCCGCGGAGAGGGCGCAGCTCACCTCAAGCAGTGCTGGCAGAAGGTAA
- the murC gene encoding UDP-N-acetylmuramate--L-alanine ligase → MNVDQYQNFYFVGIGGIGMSALARYFQASGKKVLGYDRTPTKLTTALLMEGIEIAFEDTVDSGLESLDKDSTLVIYTPAIKQLSILSFFQENGFTILKRAEVLGLITRNTNCLAVAGTHGKTTTSSLIAHLCKEANLPFSCFLGGIAENFKSNFLFNGSEYSVVEADEYDRSFLKLSPDWAVITSTDADHLDIYGDRQTIEQGFREFGALVPENNQLFVRKGIDIGRPCRFYAVNEPADYYSDNLRMDRDRIYFDFHTPAEVVRDFVWEIPGIHNVENATAAIALLHNLGVDFNTLKAAIASFKGIKRRYTKHFFESGKIYIDDYAHHPTELDAVIGSIRTFYPEKKLLVVFQPHLFSRTRDFADDFAASLENSDELMLLDIYPAREIQQNFPGITSDWLADKVKAKMKEVAGLDAALEKIKEKDFDILLTVGAGNIDTLYDPIVAWLSQGEHVNS, encoded by the coding sequence ATGAATGTAGATCAGTATCAAAACTTCTACTTCGTAGGAATTGGTGGCATTGGGATGAGTGCCCTGGCCCGTTATTTCCAGGCTTCAGGTAAAAAAGTCCTGGGATATGACAGGACGCCTACCAAACTGACGACCGCCCTGCTTATGGAGGGTATTGAGATTGCCTTTGAGGACACCGTTGATTCTGGCCTGGAGAGCCTGGACAAAGACTCCACGCTGGTTATTTATACACCGGCCATCAAACAGCTGTCTATACTTTCCTTTTTTCAGGAAAATGGTTTCACCATACTTAAAAGAGCCGAGGTACTTGGTTTGATTACCCGCAATACCAACTGTCTGGCCGTGGCCGGAACTCATGGCAAAACAACAACATCATCACTCATCGCCCATCTCTGCAAAGAAGCGAACTTACCGTTCTCCTGTTTCCTAGGTGGTATCGCAGAGAATTTCAAATCCAATTTTCTGTTTAACGGCAGCGAATATTCTGTTGTGGAAGCTGACGAGTACGACCGCAGTTTCCTGAAACTGTCGCCGGATTGGGCGGTAATCACATCAACGGATGCGGATCATCTGGATATCTACGGTGACAGGCAGACTATTGAGCAGGGTTTTCGTGAATTCGGTGCGCTGGTTCCCGAAAATAATCAGCTTTTTGTGCGTAAAGGTATAGATATTGGAAGGCCATGCAGGTTTTATGCGGTTAATGAGCCTGCAGATTATTATTCCGATAATCTGCGTATGGACAGGGACCGCATTTATTTCGACTTTCATACACCTGCTGAAGTGGTTCGGGATTTCGTTTGGGAAATACCCGGCATCCATAACGTGGAAAATGCAACGGCCGCCATTGCACTGCTGCATAACCTAGGCGTTGATTTCAATACCTTAAAAGCAGCTATTGCTTCGTTCAAAGGCATCAAAAGACGTTATACCAAGCATTTTTTTGAGAGTGGAAAAATTTATATTGACGATTACGCGCACCATCCCACCGAACTGGATGCTGTCATTGGCTCCATCAGGACCTTTTATCCGGAGAAGAAACTCTTGGTAGTGTTCCAGCCACATCTTTTCAGCCGGACCCGTGATTTTGCTGATGATTTCGCCGCAAGCCTTGAAAATTCGGACGAACTGATGCTCTTAGATATTTACCCCGCACGTGAAATTCAGCAGAATTTTCCGGGTATCACCTCAGACTGGCTGGCAGATAAAGTTAAGGCAAAAATGAAAGAAGTAGCCGGTCTGGACGCGGCTTTGGAAAAGATAAAAGAAAAGGATTTTGACATCCTGCTTACAGTTGGTGCAGGAAATATAGATACCTTATATGACCCCATTGTAGCCTGGCTGTCGCAAGGTGAGCACGTAAATAGTTAA
- the murG gene encoding undecaprenyldiphospho-muramoylpentapeptide beta-N-acetylglucosaminyltransferase — MTRQLKIVLSGGGTGGHIFPAIAVADEIRRRFPDAEFLFIGANGKMEMEKIPQAGYAIQGIDISGIDRGNMLSNFGLPFKLLKSVLRTRKILKDFKPDFAVGTGGFASGPALFTASRLGIPVFIQEQNSHAGITNKILSFKAKKVFTAYPNVNGFPPEKTVFTGNPVRQNIVAGLTDTRTAKEKMGLDPNKLTILSVGGSLGSATLNDAWKENVGKLAEKNLQLIWQTGKSGYRDLQNDEQLRKLSVAQVQMHEFIADMALAYSAADVIVSRAGAIAISELAIAGKPVLLVPFPFAAEDHQTKNAESLVSMNAAKMVKDSEMKHLFWSALLELCEKPELRAGMSKNMTAFSKPEATVQIVDEIFKTLKV, encoded by the coding sequence ATGACCAGACAGCTCAAAATAGTATTAAGCGGCGGCGGAACAGGTGGACACATCTTTCCGGCCATTGCTGTGGCTGATGAGATCCGCAGGCGTTTTCCCGATGCCGAATTTCTCTTCATTGGTGCAAACGGCAAGATGGAAATGGAGAAAATTCCGCAGGCTGGTTATGCGATTCAGGGAATCGATATTTCCGGAATAGACCGCGGCAATATGCTCTCCAACTTTGGATTACCTTTCAAATTACTGAAGAGCGTACTCAGAACCCGTAAGATACTGAAGGATTTTAAGCCCGATTTCGCCGTGGGAACTGGCGGATTTGCCAGCGGACCGGCTTTGTTTACAGCATCCCGGCTGGGGATACCCGTCTTTATACAGGAACAGAATTCCCATGCAGGGATAACAAACAAAATCCTCAGCTTCAAAGCAAAGAAAGTTTTTACCGCTTACCCAAATGTCAATGGATTCCCACCGGAGAAGACTGTCTTTACAGGAAATCCGGTACGGCAGAATATTGTAGCTGGCCTAACCGATACCCGGACGGCTAAAGAAAAGATGGGTCTGGACCCTAACAAACTTACCATTCTTTCAGTAGGCGGCTCTCTGGGATCTGCAACACTGAATGACGCCTGGAAAGAGAATGTTGGAAAGCTTGCAGAGAAGAATTTGCAGTTGATTTGGCAAACCGGTAAATCCGGGTACCGTGATCTGCAGAATGATGAACAGCTAAGAAAGCTTTCTGTTGCTCAGGTTCAGATGCATGAATTTATCGCAGATATGGCCCTGGCTTATTCTGCTGCCGATGTCATTGTTTCCCGGGCGGGTGCAATTGCTATTTCTGAACTCGCAATTGCGGGAAAACCCGTGCTGCTCGTACCCTTTCCTTTTGCAGCCGAGGATCACCAGACAAAAAATGCCGAAAGCCTGGTGAGTATGAATGCGGCAAAAATGGTTAAGGATAGCGAAATGAAACATCTTTTTTGGAGTGCGCTTCTCGAATTGTGTGAAAAGCCAGAACTGCGTGCCGGGATGAGTAAGAATATGACAGCTTTCAGCAAACCTGAAGCGACTGTACAGATAGTTGATGAAATCTTTAAAACACTGAAAGTATGA
- a CDS encoding FtsW/RodA/SpoVE family cell cycle protein, whose translation MNELKAESSKEFLKGDKVLWMAIIVISVFSIFPVYSASSNLEYIVNNGTTTGHVIKHMFFVIIGLVIMRMVGMIKYEVIGKLSSGFLLVTIGLLVFTMFTGQTIEGASAARWIKIPGTPVSFQPSSFAYLMLIIYLCRYLTKKIKRDRLPIENIFYIFGSILLVLLLVGKDNGSTALMILIVSVAVLIIGQLNWKYIAGFIGTSILAITLFIMVALNTNLIGGNRVHTWMSRVEVFLNSKQGAQVEDESDKAKNYQVMQAKAAIVHGGITGMGPGKSALKQMLPQSASDFIFAIIVEEYGFFGAAFLIALYLIIIIRIVMIASKMPAFFGSLLVLAMGIMIFVQLAVNIAVAVNIIPVTGQPLPLISYGGTSMLVTYIQLGLVLNVSSRIQVFDEEGMGKKQSIEEINDIA comes from the coding sequence ATGAACGAATTAAAAGCAGAAAGCAGTAAGGAGTTTCTGAAGGGCGATAAAGTCCTTTGGATGGCCATCATTGTGATTTCTGTCTTTTCTATTTTCCCGGTATATTCGGCCAGTTCCAACCTGGAATATATCGTAAACAACGGGACTACTACAGGTCACGTCATAAAGCATATGTTCTTTGTGATCATTGGTCTTGTAATCATGCGTATGGTAGGTATGATCAAGTATGAAGTCATAGGCAAGTTAAGCAGTGGGTTTCTGTTGGTAACCATTGGACTGCTGGTATTTACGATGTTTACGGGGCAAACCATAGAAGGAGCCAGTGCCGCGCGGTGGATCAAGATACCTGGTACCCCGGTTTCCTTCCAGCCTTCTTCTTTCGCTTATCTTATGCTGATCATCTACCTGTGCCGTTATCTCACAAAGAAGATTAAGCGGGACAGGCTGCCCATAGAGAATATATTTTACATTTTTGGCTCCATCCTTCTCGTACTGCTCCTGGTGGGCAAAGACAACGGGTCTACGGCACTGATGATACTTATCGTGTCGGTTGCCGTTCTTATTATTGGTCAGCTCAACTGGAAGTACATCGCCGGATTCATCGGCACCTCAATACTTGCAATCACACTTTTCATCATGGTGGCTCTTAACACAAACCTTATTGGTGGCAACAGGGTACATACCTGGATGAGCCGCGTGGAGGTTTTCCTTAACTCTAAGCAGGGAGCCCAGGTTGAAGATGAAAGTGATAAGGCCAAAAACTATCAGGTCATGCAGGCCAAGGCAGCTATCGTTCACGGCGGCATCACAGGGATGGGTCCCGGTAAAAGCGCACTGAAGCAGATGCTTCCACAGTCGGCCTCAGATTTCATCTTTGCCATTATCGTAGAAGAATATGGATTTTTTGGCGCCGCATTCCTCATTGCACTGTATCTGATCATCATCATCAGGATTGTAATGATCGCAAGTAAGATGCCCGCATTTTTCGGCTCTCTGCTTGTGCTGGCCATGGGCATCATGATATTTGTACAGCTTGCTGTAAACATTGCCGTAGCGGTGAATATTATTCCGGTAACAGGACAGCCGTTGCCTCTCATCAGTTATGGAGGTACTTCCATGCTGGTAACTTATATACAGCTCGGGTTGGTACTTAATGTAAGCTCCAGGATACAGGTTTTTGATGAGGAAGGGATGGGCAAGAAACAGAGTATTGAAGAAATTAATGACATTGCGTAA
- the murD gene encoding UDP-N-acetylmuramoyl-L-alanine--D-glutamate ligase, whose protein sequence is MKIVVLGGGESGVGAAYLAMKKGLDVFLSDKGVIKDEYKAILTENNIEFEEGNHDEERILNADWIIKSPGIPKKADLVVKINEKGIRLSSEIEFAAEFTSAKIIAVTGSNGKTTTTSLIYHILKNDNMNVGLGGNIGKSFAKQVADENHEYYVLEVSSFQLDDIQNFRPYISLLLNLSQDHLDQYNYNYEEYALAKFRIAENQENDNFFIYNRDDEMSLNLLERLEIKAKKLPFSLKEKLKEGAYADEDKIYVKMQDHFSMKVDELSLIGQHNIANSLAASLAGKILNITSESIRNSLMTFQAVEHRLELVTEAEGVKYINDSKATNVNAAYYALESMKGPTVWIVGGVDKGNDYTEIEELVKRKVKAIICLGLDNEKIISFFRDKKELIYDTSSMEEAIKISRTVAQKGDTVLLSPCCASFDLFKSYEDRGNQFKKEVLQKLAV, encoded by the coding sequence ATGAAAATAGTTGTTTTAGGCGGCGGCGAAAGTGGCGTAGGAGCAGCATATCTGGCCATGAAAAAGGGGCTGGATGTTTTCCTGTCGGACAAAGGCGTCATCAAGGATGAGTATAAAGCCATACTTACAGAAAACAATATTGAGTTTGAAGAAGGAAATCATGACGAAGAAAGGATCTTAAATGCTGACTGGATTATAAAATCACCCGGGATCCCTAAAAAAGCAGATCTGGTTGTCAAAATTAATGAGAAAGGCATCAGACTCTCTTCAGAAATTGAATTCGCAGCAGAATTTACCAGTGCCAAGATTATCGCGGTTACAGGCAGTAACGGCAAAACTACTACCACGTCGCTTATTTACCATATACTGAAAAACGATAATATGAATGTCGGTTTGGGTGGTAATATCGGTAAGAGTTTCGCCAAACAGGTGGCCGACGAAAACCATGAATATTATGTTCTGGAGGTAAGCTCTTTCCAGCTGGACGATATCCAGAACTTCAGACCTTATATCTCATTGCTGCTGAATCTGAGCCAGGACCACCTGGACCAGTATAACTATAACTACGAAGAATACGCGCTTGCAAAGTTCCGGATTGCCGAAAATCAGGAAAATGACAACTTCTTCATCTATAACCGTGATGATGAAATGAGCCTGAACCTGCTGGAGAGGCTTGAAATTAAAGCAAAGAAACTGCCTTTTTCCCTTAAGGAAAAACTAAAGGAGGGCGCTTATGCGGATGAAGATAAGATCTATGTAAAGATGCAGGATCACTTTTCCATGAAAGTAGATGAACTGTCCCTTATCGGTCAACACAATATCGCCAACAGCCTGGCGGCCTCACTGGCCGGTAAGATATTGAATATCACCAGCGAAAGCATCAGAAACTCGCTGATGACTTTTCAGGCGGTAGAGCACAGACTTGAACTGGTTACAGAAGCCGAAGGTGTAAAATACATCAACGACAGTAAAGCGACTAATGTAAATGCTGCATATTATGCCCTGGAAAGTATGAAAGGACCGACAGTATGGATTGTGGGCGGAGTGGACAAAGGTAACGACTACACCGAAATTGAAGAACTTGTGAAAAGAAAAGTTAAAGCCATCATTTGCCTCGGTCTTGATAACGAAAAAATCATCAGCTTCTTCCGGGACAAAAAGGAACTAATTTACGATACGTCCAGTATGGAAGAGGCTATTAAAATAAGCAGGACAGTTGCGCAGAAAGGGGACACAGTTCTTTTGTCGCCGTGCTGTGCAAGTTTTGATCTTTTTAAAAGCTACGAAGACCGTGGCAATCAGTTTAAGAAAGAGGTATTGCAGAAACTGGCTGTTTAG